A part of Rattus rattus isolate New Zealand chromosome 6, Rrattus_CSIRO_v1, whole genome shotgun sequence genomic DNA contains:
- the LOC116902771 gene encoding JNK1/MAPK8-associated membrane protein-like, which yields MACFGLYCGKTLLFKNSSTEIYGECGACPRGQRTNEQKYCQPCMESPELYDWLYLGFMAMLPLVSHWLCIEWDAKDSNSRGAFFQQVSALLECSMAAIVTLLVSDPVGTLAIHSCRVLMLSDWYTMLYNPSPDYITTVHCTQEAVYPLYTIVFVYYAFCLVLMLLLRPLLVKKIQWHLYMPNQLESIYTALYFFPVLTVLQAVAGGLLYYAFPYIVLVTSLANLAVYLVFVKIESYSDLMKKDRLLVLFSHWFLHAYGLIALSRGQQLEQDLLLLTLVPFPTLFYFFTTKFTKPSRIISEGTKGH from the coding sequence ATGGCATGCTTTGGACTCTACTGTGGGAAGACCCTATTGTTTAAAAATAGCTCAACTGAAATATATGGAGAGTGCGGGGCGTGTCCAAGAGGacaaagaacaaatgaacagaagTACTGTCAGCCTTGCATGGAGTCCCCGGAACTTTATGACTGGCTTTACCTTGGCTTCATGGCGATGCTTCCTCTCGTTTCCCATTGGCTCTGCATTGAGTGGGACGCAAAGGATAGTAATTCCAGAGGTGCGTTTTTCCAGCAAGTCTCTGCATTATTAGAATGCAGCATGGCGGCTATAGTCACATTACTTGTGAGTGATCCGGTCGGCACCCTGGCCATCCATTCGTGCCGGGTGCTGATGCTTTCAGATTGGTACACGATGCTCTACAATCCAAGCCCAGATTACATCACCACCGTGCACTGCACTCAGGAAGCCGTGTACCCGCTGTACACCATCGTGTTTGTGTATTACGCTTTCTGCTTAGTGTTGATGCTGCTGCTTCGACCATTGCTGGTGAAGAAGATCCAGTGGCACCTGTACATGCCAAACCAGCTGGAAAGCATTTACACTGCCCTCTACTTCTTCCCGGTGTTGACAGTGCTGCAAGCAGTTGCCGGAGGCCTCTTATATTATGCCTTCCCATACATTGTATTGGTGACATCTTTGGCTAATCTGGCTGTATATCTGGTTTTTGTCAAAATAGAGAGCTACAGTGATCTGATGAAGAAGGACAGACTTCTTGTCCTCTTCAGCCACTGGTTTCTTCACGCCTACGGCTTAATCGCACTCTCCAGAGGGCAGCAGCTTGAACAAGATCTGCTCCTTTTAACTTTGGTGCCTTTCCCCactcttttttactttttcactaCCAAATTTACCAAACCATCACGGATAATCTCTGAAGGAACCAAAGGACACTGA